From a region of the Myxococcus stipitatus genome:
- the pilM gene encoding pilus assembly protein PilM — MARILGLDLGSHSVKGVVLESKAKGHATRAFVEARRAQEGERADTLRAAVQELLGKLPPGHADQVIIALPGPALITHTLSLPFSDAKRIEATLPFEIGGQLPFDISEVVYDYQVVGLKDTDGKDKASDLLVGVVRKEELRSLLALLSELKLDPRVVTHPGLAYQNLLQQAAGLFDGGAADGGVVAVVDVGHERTSVAIGRPGRGVQFARTFAGGGRDLSKALAAEFQTSLAEAHHWKEQHGAMASAAHGPDAERAAAAFVRGLQPLLRELRPTLKSFTARTRQQVGALVLTGGSARMPGLAEQLSKDLNLPARVLALPADAAEAIPTEEQPSAAQAYALALRGNATGARAPRFNYRRDEFAFKGDFDYVKDKVGLLAAFAVTLMLLFIAFGVVRNSVLSRREAQVDAALCETTQKILGRCEKDYNRALNLLKGVESPAAALPRLSAVNLLAEVTQKVPDDLPVKFDRIQIDTERVILQGETDSSKQVDTLSNALRNHDCFKDVKQGKVERSRDGQKVTFRLDVQVQCPGTEGGES; from the coding sequence ATGGCCCGCATTCTCGGCCTCGACCTGGGCAGCCACTCGGTGAAGGGCGTGGTGCTGGAGTCGAAGGCGAAAGGACACGCCACCCGCGCCTTCGTGGAGGCCCGCCGCGCGCAAGAGGGAGAGCGCGCCGACACGCTGCGCGCGGCGGTGCAGGAGCTGCTCGGCAAGCTGCCCCCCGGGCACGCGGACCAGGTCATCATCGCCCTGCCCGGCCCGGCGCTCATCACCCACACGCTGAGCCTGCCGTTCTCGGATGCCAAGCGCATCGAGGCGACGCTGCCCTTCGAGATTGGCGGCCAGCTGCCCTTCGACATCTCCGAGGTGGTCTACGACTACCAGGTGGTGGGCCTGAAGGACACGGACGGCAAGGACAAGGCCAGCGACCTGCTGGTGGGCGTGGTGCGCAAGGAGGAGCTGCGCTCGCTGCTGGCGCTGCTGAGCGAGCTGAAGCTGGACCCGCGCGTCGTCACCCACCCGGGGCTGGCCTACCAGAACCTGCTCCAGCAGGCCGCGGGCCTCTTCGACGGAGGCGCGGCGGACGGCGGCGTGGTGGCGGTGGTGGACGTGGGGCACGAGCGCACGTCGGTGGCCATCGGCCGGCCGGGGCGGGGCGTGCAGTTCGCGCGCACCTTCGCTGGAGGCGGCAGGGACCTGAGCAAGGCCCTGGCCGCGGAGTTCCAGACGTCGCTGGCGGAGGCGCACCACTGGAAGGAGCAGCACGGGGCCATGGCCAGCGCGGCGCATGGGCCGGACGCGGAGCGCGCGGCGGCGGCGTTCGTGCGGGGCCTCCAGCCCCTGCTGCGCGAGCTGCGCCCCACGCTGAAGTCCTTCACCGCGCGCACCCGCCAGCAGGTGGGCGCGCTGGTGTTGACCGGCGGCAGCGCGCGCATGCCGGGCCTGGCCGAGCAGCTCTCCAAGGACCTGAACCTGCCGGCGCGCGTGCTCGCGCTGCCGGCGGACGCGGCGGAGGCCATCCCCACCGAGGAGCAGCCCTCCGCCGCGCAGGCGTACGCGCTGGCGCTGCGCGGCAACGCCACGGGCGCGCGGGCGCCGCGCTTCAACTATCGCCGGGACGAGTTCGCCTTCAAGGGCGACTTCGACTACGTCAAGGACAAGGTCGGGCTGCTGGCCGCGTTCGCCGTGACGCTGATGCTGCTGTTCATCGCCTTCGGCGTGGTGCGCAACTCCGTGCTGTCGCGGCGCGAGGCCCAGGTGGACGCCGCGCTGTGCGAGACGACGCAGAAGATCCTGGGCCGCTGCGAGAAGGACTACAACCGCGCGCTCAACCTGCTCAAGGGCGTGGAGAGCCCGGCGGCGGCCCTGCCCAGGCTGTCCGCGGTGAACCTCCTGGCGGAGGTGACGCAGAAGGTGCCGGACGACCTGCCGGTGAAGTTCGACCGCATCCAGATCGACACCGAGCGCGTCATCCTCCAGGGTGAGACGGATTCCTCCAAGCAGGTGGACACGCTGTCCAACGCCCTGCGCAACCACGACTGCTTCAAGGACGTGAAGCAGGGCAAGGTCGAGCGCAGCCGCGACGGGCAGAAGGTGACGTTCCGGCTGGACGTGCAGGTGCAGTGCCCTGGCACCGAGGGAGGGGAGAGCTAG
- a CDS encoding general secretion pathway protein GspK: MPLPFFQQAPRRRRPRGQAPQGRPDRRSRGVALIIAIVSVALLTVIATEFAYNSRVDLQLAANQRDEVRAYYMARSGIALSRLLLRFQKQVDATPIPNPASLLGGLLGGNQNQGNVPQPSSLNIQLYRMARVDCHLLKGLVKSEGMSDEDGPPPIEDEARDPGFEMDGEEDPASRAVSEQMTRRSFGGFEGCFLASISDEEEKLNVHRLLGGAGDALPTALRMMDMMGDKRFEFLWERDDANRVRSNPQDVMLAIKDWADDDETGSTINQSDPVNPLQNGFSDEGSPYSRYEPSYEPKNARFDSVDELYRVHGVNDQFMAAFRDRLTVYPSINSRPNINTDDPVMMGLAIMSVADPARPDPRLKDPVFLNELITRIRSARMFNFFGMSVQDFVAVVESAGVAVNPAVKSNVAGNRLVGDKSQTFTIKSVGEAGNVQKTLTAVVQLDNALGVLLYWREE; this comes from the coding sequence ATGCCCCTGCCCTTCTTCCAGCAGGCGCCACGCAGACGCCGCCCGCGAGGCCAGGCCCCCCAGGGCCGGCCCGACCGGCGCTCGCGTGGCGTGGCGCTCATCATCGCCATCGTCTCCGTCGCCCTGCTCACCGTCATCGCCACCGAGTTCGCGTACAACAGCCGGGTGGACCTGCAGCTGGCGGCCAACCAGCGTGACGAGGTGCGCGCCTACTACATGGCGCGCTCGGGCATCGCGCTGTCGCGGCTGCTGCTGCGCTTCCAGAAGCAGGTGGACGCGACGCCCATCCCCAACCCGGCGTCGCTGCTGGGCGGCCTGCTGGGCGGCAACCAGAACCAGGGCAACGTCCCGCAGCCCAGCTCGCTCAACATCCAGCTGTACCGGATGGCGCGCGTGGACTGTCACCTGCTCAAGGGCCTGGTGAAGAGCGAGGGCATGTCCGACGAGGACGGCCCGCCTCCCATCGAGGACGAGGCGAGGGACCCGGGCTTCGAGATGGACGGCGAGGAGGACCCGGCGTCGCGCGCGGTGTCGGAGCAGATGACGCGCCGCTCGTTCGGCGGGTTCGAGGGCTGCTTCCTGGCGAGCATCTCCGACGAGGAGGAGAAGCTCAACGTGCACCGGCTGCTGGGTGGCGCGGGTGACGCGCTGCCCACCGCGCTGCGGATGATGGACATGATGGGCGACAAGCGCTTCGAGTTCCTGTGGGAGCGCGACGACGCCAACCGCGTGCGCAGCAACCCCCAGGACGTGATGCTGGCCATCAAGGACTGGGCGGACGACGACGAGACCGGCTCCACCATCAACCAGAGCGACCCGGTCAACCCGCTGCAGAACGGCTTCTCCGACGAGGGCTCGCCCTACAGCCGGTACGAGCCCAGCTACGAGCCGAAGAACGCGCGCTTCGACAGCGTGGACGAGCTGTACCGGGTCCACGGGGTGAACGACCAGTTCATGGCGGCCTTCCGGGACCGGCTCACGGTGTACCCGAGCATCAACTCACGGCCCAACATCAACACCGACGACCCGGTGATGATGGGGCTGGCCATCATGTCCGTGGCGGACCCCGCGCGGCCGGACCCGCGGCTCAAGGACCCGGTGTTCCTCAACGAGCTCATCACGCGCATCCGCTCGGCGCGCATGTTCAACTTCTTCGGCATGTCGGTTCAGGACTTCGTCGCCGTGGTGGAGAGCGCCGGCGTCGCCGTCAACCCCGCCGTCAAGTCCAACGTCGCGGGCAACCGCCTCGTCGGCGACAAGAGTCAGACGTTCACCATCAAATCCGTGGGAGAAGCGGGCAACGTCCAGAAGACGCTGACCGCCGTGGTCCAGCTCGACAACGCGCTGGGCGTCCTCCTGTACTGGAGAGAGGAATAG
- a CDS encoding type II secretion system protein GspJ yields MMRRARGFTLMEVMVAVAITALMGTVVAMAFQSGLAAKDSVEAEADRYRQVRVAMNRMTREIGSAFVSARYDLKRYRDQQDRPTNFIGESDRLLFTTFAHQRLYTDVKESDQAVVEYFVEPTSDKTARGRMDLMRRVDPNVGGERMDRGGTTDVLLEGVKKLEFEYWNTEKKEWDDEWDTRRTEQKSILPTRVRITLYAVDETGKEARYTTQARIMLNTELPRY; encoded by the coding sequence ATGATGCGGCGCGCGCGCGGCTTCACGCTGATGGAGGTCATGGTGGCCGTCGCCATCACCGCGCTGATGGGCACGGTGGTGGCCATGGCCTTCCAGTCGGGCCTTGCGGCCAAGGACTCCGTGGAGGCGGAGGCGGACCGCTACCGCCAGGTGCGCGTGGCGATGAACCGGATGACGCGGGAGATCGGCTCCGCGTTCGTCAGCGCCCGCTACGACCTGAAGCGCTACCGGGACCAGCAGGACCGGCCCACCAACTTCATCGGCGAGAGCGACCGGCTCTTGTTCACCACGTTCGCGCACCAGCGGCTGTACACGGACGTGAAGGAGTCCGACCAGGCGGTGGTGGAGTACTTCGTGGAGCCCACGTCCGACAAGACGGCGCGCGGGCGCATGGACCTGATGCGCCGGGTCGACCCCAACGTGGGCGGCGAGCGGATGGACCGCGGCGGCACCACGGACGTGCTGCTGGAGGGCGTGAAGAAGCTGGAGTTCGAGTACTGGAACACGGAGAAGAAGGAGTGGGATGACGAGTGGGACACCCGGCGCACGGAGCAGAAGTCCATCCTGCCCACGCGCGTGCGGATCACCCTCTACGCCGTGGACGAGACGGGGAAGGAAGCGCGCTACACGACCCAGGCGCGCATCATGTTGAACACCGAGCTGCCGAGGTACTGA
- a CDS encoding type IV pilus modification PilV family protein: MRRNGGFTLLEVVVALAILGLALMAIFDLNAGAVNNHVYTKRLTVASLLARSKMTDVEQKLFDDGFNADDDEESGDFSDEGWPNFKWKARIIAPKLDGVTPDQLIGAIFNLPMGGDSSDPMSGIASLFGGGGDSGGKDGASGGPTPAGGGLGGAAMGMAQPMFAQMVQQLTQTVREVHLTVYWQEGAVVESVDLVTHVVSLGPGSDRNGGSALNAGGGETPGANNQWVDPDTGQLVPNPIPGPNGQFLHPQSRKPLMNRQEWLNRMNGGQRPGGQNGLIPGGIQGGVRPQLPGLPGFPRRDR; this comes from the coding sequence ATGAGACGCAATGGAGGCTTCACGCTGCTGGAGGTCGTCGTCGCGCTGGCCATCCTCGGCCTGGCGTTGATGGCCATCTTCGACCTCAACGCGGGCGCGGTGAACAACCACGTCTACACCAAGCGCCTCACCGTGGCGTCGCTGCTGGCGCGCTCGAAGATGACGGACGTGGAGCAGAAGCTCTTCGACGACGGCTTCAACGCGGACGACGACGAGGAGTCCGGCGACTTCTCCGACGAGGGCTGGCCCAACTTCAAGTGGAAGGCCCGCATCATCGCCCCCAAGCTGGACGGCGTGACGCCGGACCAGCTCATCGGCGCCATCTTCAACCTGCCGATGGGCGGCGACTCGAGCGACCCGATGAGCGGCATCGCCAGCCTGTTCGGCGGCGGGGGCGACAGCGGCGGCAAGGACGGCGCGTCCGGCGGCCCCACGCCCGCGGGCGGCGGCCTGGGCGGCGCGGCCATGGGCATGGCGCAGCCCATGTTCGCGCAGATGGTGCAGCAGCTCACCCAGACGGTGCGCGAGGTGCACCTCACCGTGTACTGGCAGGAGGGCGCGGTGGTGGAGAGCGTGGACCTGGTGACGCACGTGGTGTCGCTCGGGCCGGGTTCGGACCGCAACGGCGGCTCCGCGCTCAACGCCGGTGGCGGCGAGACGCCGGGCGCGAACAACCAGTGGGTGGACCCGGACACGGGGCAGCTCGTCCCCAACCCCATCCCCGGCCCCAACGGCCAGTTCCTGCACCCGCAGTCGCGCAAGCCGCTGATGAACCGCCAGGAGTGGCTCAACCGCATGAACGGCGGCCAGCGCCCGGGCGGCCAGAACGGCCTCATCCCCGGCGGCATCCAGGGCGGCGTGCGGCCCCAGCTCCCGGGCCTGCCGGGCTTCCCGCGGAGGGACCGATGA
- a CDS encoding pilus assembly FimT family protein has translation MTKTRAPRRRPSHRAARGLTLIEISIALIIVALLFSAAVMGIGTITGAKAKGAAAELAGTIRSLYDSAALRGKTCRLVFEIPEGKEEKATRYHAECAESAVTTSRDRDAALRDENRDREQSRRSRRVGDQEERSFIASGGATQTTDELMESEKLRVESAARFSSFTSEEVPTRDLPSDVRVSVWTRQQKEPVESGVAYLYFFPQGYTEKAYVYLTQGDNTWTLDVSPLTGKVNIAGEALEVPR, from the coding sequence ATGACGAAGACCCGCGCGCCACGCCGTCGCCCGTCCCACCGGGCGGCGCGGGGCCTGACGCTCATCGAAATCTCCATCGCGCTCATCATCGTCGCGCTGCTGTTCTCCGCGGCGGTGATGGGCATCGGCACCATCACCGGCGCGAAGGCCAAGGGCGCGGCGGCGGAGCTGGCGGGCACCATCCGCTCGCTCTACGACTCGGCGGCGCTGCGCGGCAAGACGTGCCGGCTGGTGTTCGAGATTCCGGAAGGCAAGGAGGAGAAGGCCACGCGCTACCATGCGGAGTGCGCGGAGAGCGCCGTCACCACCTCGAGGGATCGGGACGCGGCGCTGCGCGACGAGAACCGCGACCGCGAGCAGTCCCGCCGCTCGCGCCGCGTGGGCGACCAGGAGGAGCGCAGCTTCATCGCCTCCGGCGGCGCCACGCAGACCACCGACGAGCTGATGGAGAGCGAGAAGCTGCGCGTGGAGAGCGCGGCGCGCTTCTCCTCGTTCACCTCGGAGGAGGTGCCCACCCGCGACCTCCCGTCCGACGTGCGCGTGTCGGTGTGGACGCGGCAGCAGAAGGAGCCGGTGGAGAGCGGCGTGGCCTACCTGTACTTCTTCCCGCAGGGCTACACGGAGAAGGCCTACGTCTACCTGACCCAGGGCGACAACACCTGGACGCTGGACGTGTCCCCCCTGACCGGCAAGGTGAACATCGCGGGCGAGGCGCTGGAGGTGCCGCGATGA
- a CDS encoding type II secretion system protein GspG, protein MNEHASTPSQPPSSTGATPARPRALGKLILATVFLVATGLAFGLVYVTEDRSLSPEQRRARTEIRRLEGLFKAHHRLMGRFPSREEAFTPLIEARLIEAVPLDPWGHPYVYWMDGQNGAVVSYGADGKKGGQGADADLSSGGVLADWGQP, encoded by the coding sequence ATGAACGAGCACGCCTCCACGCCATCCCAGCCGCCCTCGTCCACGGGGGCCACCCCGGCCCGTCCCCGCGCGCTCGGCAAGCTCATCCTGGCGACCGTCTTCCTGGTCGCCACGGGCCTGGCCTTCGGGCTGGTGTACGTGACCGAGGACCGCTCCCTCTCGCCCGAGCAGCGCCGGGCCCGGACGGAGATCCGCCGGCTGGAGGGGCTGTTCAAGGCGCACCACCGGCTCATGGGCCGCTTCCCGTCCAGGGAAGAGGCCTTCACGCCGCTCATCGAGGCGCGCCTCATCGAAGCGGTGCCGCTGGACCCCTGGGGCCACCCGTACGTCTACTGGATGGACGGGCAGAACGGCGCGGTCGTCTCCTACGGGGCGGACGGCAAGAAGGGCGGACAGGGCGCGGACGCGGACCTGAGCAGTGGAGGCGTCCTGGCAGACTGGGGGCAGCCATGA
- the gspG gene encoding type II secretion system major pseudopilin GspG, with protein MSQTTNKKQQRRRSRRGMTLIEIMVVITILGLIAAAVGVAVIPQLEAARRDRASLDIKNIQSALKLYYTKKGKYPDTATGLNGLVEVQALETLPKDPWNNDYVYLNEGGKPVIISYGADGTAGGEGNDADISSADAAAANK; from the coding sequence ATGAGCCAGACGACGAACAAGAAGCAGCAGCGCCGCCGCAGCCGCCGGGGCATGACCCTCATCGAGATCATGGTGGTCATCACCATCCTCGGCCTCATCGCCGCCGCCGTGGGCGTGGCGGTGATTCCGCAGCTCGAGGCGGCCCGCAGGGACCGCGCCTCGCTGGACATCAAGAACATCCAGAGCGCGCTGAAGCTCTACTACACGAAGAAGGGCAAGTACCCGGACACCGCCACGGGCCTCAACGGGCTGGTGGAGGTGCAGGCGCTGGAGACGCTGCCCAAGGACCCGTGGAACAACGACTACGTGTACCTCAACGAGGGCGGCAAGCCGGTCATCATCTCCTACGGCGCGGACGGCACCGCGGGCGGCGAGGGCAACGACGCGGACATCTCCTCCGCGGACGCGGCAGCCGCCAACAAGTGA
- the gspF gene encoding type II secretion system inner membrane protein GspF, translating into MPVFEYRGLNTAGKQVKGLLEADSPKTLRSKLRADGIFLTDVLAQAEGSRGAVAKGANAALVARDIDLRKLGRGRVNTDDVAIFTRQLSTLLGAGVTLVESLSALVDQVEKERFKRALSDIKQRVNEGSSLADAMGQHPKIFPAIYVNMVRAGEASGALDAVLTRLADFTENQARLQQKILSTMLYPAIMMVVGGGILVALMVFVVPKVTKIFETMKQTLPLNTRLLIASSNFFQNWWWAVVPLMALGVWLFVRWTKSAKGKPKWDRFVLKAPVVGNLVRLLAISRFARTLSTLLKSGVPLLAAMDIVKAIMTNSVLAEVVENARDSIREGESIATPLKRSGEFPPLVYHMVAIGERSGQLEDMLTNVADNYETQVNVRIGALTSLLEPLLIVAMGAVIAFVALSILMPILQVNSAIR; encoded by the coding sequence ATGCCGGTCTTCGAGTACAGAGGTCTCAACACCGCCGGGAAGCAGGTCAAGGGCCTGCTGGAAGCGGACTCCCCCAAGACGCTGCGCTCCAAGCTGCGCGCCGACGGCATCTTCCTCACGGACGTGCTGGCGCAGGCCGAGGGCAGCCGCGGCGCGGTCGCCAAGGGCGCCAACGCGGCGCTGGTGGCGCGCGACATCGACCTGCGCAAGCTGGGCCGGGGCCGCGTCAACACGGACGACGTCGCCATCTTCACCCGGCAGCTGTCCACGCTCCTGGGCGCGGGCGTCACGCTCGTGGAGTCGCTCTCCGCCCTGGTCGACCAGGTGGAGAAGGAGCGCTTCAAGCGCGCCCTGTCCGACATCAAGCAGCGCGTCAACGAGGGCTCCTCGCTCGCGGACGCCATGGGCCAGCACCCGAAGATCTTCCCCGCCATCTACGTCAACATGGTGCGCGCGGGCGAGGCGTCCGGCGCGCTCGACGCGGTGCTCACGCGCCTGGCGGACTTCACGGAGAACCAGGCCCGGCTCCAGCAGAAGATCCTCAGCACCATGCTCTACCCCGCCATCATGATGGTGGTGGGCGGCGGCATCCTCGTGGCCCTCATGGTCTTCGTGGTGCCGAAGGTGACGAAGATCTTCGAGACGATGAAGCAGACGCTCCCGCTCAACACGCGGCTGCTCATCGCCTCCAGCAACTTCTTCCAGAACTGGTGGTGGGCCGTCGTCCCGCTGATGGCGCTGGGGGTCTGGCTGTTCGTGCGCTGGACCAAGAGCGCCAAGGGCAAGCCCAAGTGGGACCGCTTCGTCCTCAAGGCCCCGGTGGTGGGCAACCTGGTGCGCCTGCTGGCCATCTCCCGCTTCGCCCGCACGCTCTCCACCCTGCTCAAGAGCGGCGTCCCCCTGCTGGCGGCCATGGACATCGTCAAGGCCATCATGACCAACAGCGTCCTGGCGGAGGTCGTGGAGAACGCCCGCGACTCCATCCGCGAGGGCGAGAGCATCGCCACCCCGCTCAAGCGCTCCGGGGAGTTCCCGCCGCTGGTGTACCACATGGTCGCCATCGGCGAGCGCTCCGGCCAGCTGGAGGACATGCTCACCAACGTCGCGGACAACTACGAGACGCAGGTGAACGTGCGCATCGGCGCGCTGACGTCGCTCCTGGAGCCCCTGCTCATCGTGGCGATGGGCGCGGTGATTGCATTCGTCGCGCTCTCCATCCTGATGCCGATCCTCCAGGTGAATTCGGCCATCCGCTAA
- the gspE gene encoding type II secretion system ATPase GspE, protein MNVTADPSLTSAATDAAPVRNDATQLVSHGQAFLCGRPLGEILRAIVPSLTEEKLQEALASQQEKGGRIGEVLVGMKAVGAEDVAKALGHQLDLPYLARIFTEEVDAELVKRIPINFAKQAHVLPLSMEGDTIVVAVADPLDTSAMDHARLLLGQSISPRLALESTIVDAINSVYDRSVNEAEQLVDEMETQDLDSIAHELDEPQDLLDVDDEAPVIRLVNSVLFRAAKERASDIHIEPMERELLVRFRVDGVLQEVIKPPKRYQNAIVSRVKVMGQLNIAEKRLPQDGRIRIKLAGRDIDIRLSTIPTTNGERIVMRLLDKSATLLDLAEIGMGQQTLQAMEAVIKRSHGIVLVTGPTGSGKTTTLYGALSKINTPDLNILTVEDPVEYQLKGIGQMAINPKIDLTFAQGLRAFLRQDPDVIMVGEIRDKETAEIAIQASLTGHLVLSTVHTNDAAGAVTRLVDMGVEPFLVASSLTGILAQRLVRRVCPDCRVAYEPTDAELKELSHSRASFKERYGTTRIYKATGCPSCNRNGYRGRTGIYEFLPVDDDVRQLVLKNVDASTIKKSAMSKGMTTLLEDGARKVALGETTIAEVLSITQEDM, encoded by the coding sequence ATGAACGTGACCGCCGACCCCTCCCTCACCTCCGCCGCGACCGACGCGGCCCCCGTCCGGAACGACGCCACCCAGCTCGTCTCCCACGGCCAGGCCTTCCTGTGTGGAAGGCCGCTGGGGGAGATCCTGCGCGCCATCGTCCCCTCGCTCACCGAGGAGAAGCTCCAGGAGGCGCTCGCCTCCCAGCAGGAGAAGGGTGGGCGCATCGGCGAGGTGCTGGTGGGGATGAAGGCGGTCGGCGCCGAGGACGTGGCCAAGGCGCTCGGTCACCAGCTCGACCTGCCCTACCTGGCGCGCATCTTCACGGAGGAGGTCGACGCGGAGCTGGTCAAGCGCATCCCCATCAACTTCGCCAAGCAGGCGCACGTGCTGCCCCTGTCGATGGAGGGCGACACCATCGTCGTGGCGGTGGCGGATCCGCTGGACACCTCCGCCATGGACCACGCGCGGCTGCTGCTGGGGCAGAGCATCAGCCCCCGGCTCGCGCTGGAGTCCACCATCGTCGACGCCATCAACAGCGTCTACGACCGCTCGGTCAACGAAGCCGAGCAACTGGTGGACGAGATGGAGACGCAGGACCTGGACAGCATCGCCCACGAACTGGACGAGCCGCAGGACCTGCTCGACGTGGACGACGAGGCGCCGGTCATCCGGCTGGTGAACTCCGTGCTGTTCCGCGCCGCCAAGGAGCGCGCGAGCGACATCCACATCGAGCCCATGGAGCGCGAGCTGCTCGTGCGCTTCCGCGTGGACGGCGTGCTCCAGGAGGTCATCAAGCCGCCCAAGCGCTACCAGAACGCCATCGTCAGCCGCGTGAAGGTGATGGGGCAGCTCAACATCGCCGAGAAGCGCCTGCCGCAGGACGGCCGCATCCGCATCAAGCTGGCCGGCCGCGACATCGACATCCGTCTGTCCACCATCCCCACGACCAACGGGGAGCGCATCGTCATGCGCCTGTTGGACAAGTCGGCCACGCTGCTGGACCTGGCCGAGATCGGCATGGGCCAGCAGACGCTCCAGGCGATGGAGGCCGTCATCAAGCGCTCGCACGGCATCGTGCTCGTCACCGGCCCCACGGGCTCCGGCAAGACGACGACGCTCTACGGCGCGCTGTCGAAGATCAACACCCCGGACCTCAACATCCTCACCGTCGAGGACCCGGTCGAGTACCAGCTCAAGGGCATTGGCCAGATGGCCATCAACCCGAAGATCGACCTCACCTTCGCCCAGGGCCTGCGCGCCTTCCTCCGCCAGGACCCGGACGTCATCATGGTGGGTGAGATCCGCGACAAGGAGACGGCCGAAATCGCCATCCAGGCGTCGCTGACGGGCCACCTGGTGCTCTCCACGGTGCACACCAACGACGCCGCGGGCGCCGTCACCCGTCTGGTGGACATGGGCGTGGAGCCCTTCCTCGTGGCCTCGTCGCTCACCGGCATCCTCGCCCAGCGCCTGGTGCGCCGGGTGTGCCCGGACTGCCGCGTGGCCTACGAGCCCACGGACGCGGAGCTCAAGGAGCTGAGCCACTCGCGCGCGTCCTTCAAGGAGCGTTACGGCACGACGCGCATCTACAAGGCGACCGGCTGCCCGTCCTGCAACCGCAACGGCTACCGCGGCCGCACGGGCATCTACGAGTTCCTGCCGGTGGACGACGACGTGCGCCAGCTGGTGCTCAAGAACGTGGACGCCTCCACCATCAAGAAGTCCGCCATGTCCAAGGGCATGACGACGCTGCTCGAGGACGGCGCGCGCAAGGTGGCCCTGGGCGAGACGACCATCGCCGAGGTCCTGAGCATCACCCAGGAGGACATGTAA